The proteins below are encoded in one region of Pseudomonas sp. SCB32:
- the mutS gene encoding DNA mismatch repair protein MutS, producing MSQSDLSAHTPMMQQYWRLKNQHPDQLMFYRMGDFYELFYEDAKKAAKLLDITLTARGQSAGNSIPMAGIPFHSAEGYLAKLVKLGESVVICEQIGDPATSKGPVERQVVRILTPGTVSDEALLDERRDNLIAAVLGDERLFGLAVLDITSGRFNVQEIKGWETLLAELERMNPAELLIPDDWPQGLPAEKRRGAHRRAPWDFDRDSAKKSLCQQFGVQDLKGFGCQELTLAIGAAGCLLAYAKETQRTALPHLRSLRHERIDDTVILDGASRRNLELDTNLAGGRDNTLQSVVDRCQTAMGSRLLTRWLNRPLRDRAVLEARQESIACLLERYRFEILQPQLKEIGDVERILARIGLRNARPRDLARLRDALAALPELQNGMTELEAPHLGELAGSIRTYPELADLLARAVIENPPAVIRDGGVIARGYDAELDELQMLSENAGQYLMDLETREKARTGLPNLKVGYNRIHGYYIELPRVQAEQAPADYIRRQTLKGAERFITPELKAFEDKALSAQSRALAREKQLYEELLELLIDQLAPLQDTAAALAELDVLSNLAERALNLDLNRPRFVEESGILIEQGRHPVVEQVLDTPFVANDLNLDQDTRMLVITGPNMGGKSTYMRQTALIVLLAHIGSFVPAARCELSLVDRIFTRIGSSDDLAGGRSTFMVEMSETANILHNASDRSLVLMDEVGRGTSTFDGLSLAWSAAEHLAKLRAFTLFATHYFELTVLPESEPAVANVHLNATEHNERIVFLHHVLPGPASQSYGLAVAQLAGVPGAVIQRAREHLARLETTSLPHEAPRSNDSKSPAPLQSDLFASLPHPVVDELMRVTPDDLTPRQALDLLYAWKMRV from the coding sequence ATGAGTCAAAGCGACCTCTCCGCCCACACACCGATGATGCAGCAATATTGGCGACTGAAGAATCAGCACCCGGATCAGCTGATGTTCTATCGCATGGGCGACTTCTACGAGCTGTTCTACGAGGACGCCAAGAAGGCCGCCAAGCTGCTCGACATCACCCTGACCGCGCGTGGCCAATCCGCTGGCAACTCCATCCCCATGGCGGGCATCCCCTTCCACTCCGCCGAGGGCTACCTGGCCAAGCTGGTGAAGCTCGGCGAATCGGTGGTGATCTGCGAGCAGATCGGCGACCCGGCCACCAGCAAGGGCCCGGTGGAGCGCCAGGTGGTGCGCATCCTCACCCCCGGTACCGTCAGTGACGAAGCGCTGCTCGACGAGCGCCGCGACAACCTGATCGCCGCCGTGCTGGGTGACGAGCGTCTGTTCGGCCTGGCCGTGCTGGACATCACCAGCGGCCGTTTCAATGTCCAGGAAATAAAAGGCTGGGAAACCCTGCTGGCCGAACTGGAACGCATGAACCCCGCCGAACTGCTGATCCCCGACGACTGGCCCCAGGGCCTGCCGGCGGAGAAACGCCGTGGCGCGCACCGCCGCGCGCCCTGGGATTTCGATCGCGACTCGGCGAAAAAGAGCCTGTGCCAGCAGTTCGGCGTGCAGGACCTCAAGGGCTTTGGCTGCCAGGAACTGACCCTGGCCATCGGCGCCGCCGGCTGCCTGCTGGCCTACGCCAAGGAAACCCAACGCACCGCCCTGCCGCACCTGCGTAGCCTGCGCCATGAGCGCATCGACGACACCGTGATCCTCGACGGCGCCAGCCGCCGCAACCTGGAGCTGGATACCAACCTCGCCGGTGGCCGCGACAACACCCTGCAATCGGTGGTCGACCGCTGCCAGACCGCCATGGGCAGCCGCCTGCTGACCCGCTGGCTGAACCGCCCGCTACGCGACCGCGCCGTGCTCGAAGCCCGCCAGGAGTCCATTGCCTGCCTACTGGAGCGCTACCGCTTCGAAATCCTCCAGCCGCAACTGAAGGAAATCGGCGACGTCGAACGAATCCTCGCCCGAATCGGTCTGCGCAACGCCCGCCCGCGCGACCTCGCTCGCCTGCGCGACGCTCTGGCCGCCCTGCCGGAACTGCAGAACGGCATGACCGAGCTGGAAGCACCGCATCTCGGCGAACTGGCTGGTAGCATCCGCACCTATCCGGAACTGGCCGACCTGCTCGCCCGCGCGGTGATCGAGAATCCGCCTGCGGTGATCCGCGATGGCGGCGTGATCGCCCGTGGCTACGACGCCGAGCTGGACGAGCTGCAGATGCTCAGCGAGAACGCCGGCCAGTACCTGATGGACCTGGAAACCCGGGAGAAGGCCCGCACCGGCCTGCCGAACCTGAAGGTCGGCTACAACCGCATCCATGGCTACTACATCGAACTGCCCCGCGTGCAGGCCGAACAGGCGCCCGCCGACTACATCCGCCGGCAGACGCTGAAAGGCGCCGAGCGCTTCATTACGCCGGAGCTAAAGGCCTTCGAAGACAAGGCTCTGTCCGCCCAGAGCCGAGCGCTCGCCCGCGAGAAACAGCTCTATGAAGAGCTGCTGGAACTGCTGATCGACCAACTGGCACCGCTACAGGACACCGCCGCCGCGCTGGCCGAGCTTGATGTACTGTCGAACCTCGCCGAACGTGCGCTGAACCTCGATCTGAATCGCCCGCGCTTCGTCGAAGAGTCGGGCATCCTGATCGAACAAGGCCGCCACCCGGTCGTCGAGCAGGTGCTGGATACGCCGTTCGTAGCCAACGACCTGAACCTCGACCAGGACACCCGCATGTTGGTGATTACTGGTCCGAACATGGGCGGTAAGTCTACCTATATGCGGCAAACGGCGCTGATCGTGCTGCTCGCTCATATTGGCAGCTTCGTCCCGGCGGCGCGCTGCGAATTGTCGCTGGTGGACCGTATCTTCACCCGTATCGGCTCCTCGGATGATCTGGCCGGCGGTCGCTCCACCTTCATGGTGGAGATGAGCGAAACCGCCAACATCCTGCACAACGCCAGCGACCGCAGCCTGGTACTGATGGACGAAGTGGGCCGCGGCACCAGCACCTTCGATGGCCTGTCGCTGGCCTGGTCCGCCGCCGAGCATCTGGCCAAGCTGCGCGCCTTCACCTTGTTCGCCACCCACTATTTCGAGCTGACCGTGCTGCCGGAAAGTGAGCCGGCAGTGGCCAACGTGCACCTCAACGCCACCGAACACAACGAGCGCATCGTCTTCCTGCACCACGTGCTGCCCGGACCGGCCAGCCAGAGTTACGGCCTGGCAGTGGCACAACTGGCCGGCGTTCCGGGTGCGGTAATTCAGCGCGCCCGCGAGCACCTGGCTCGCCTGGAAACCACCAGCCTGCCCCACGAAGCCCCGCGCTCCAACGACTCGAAAAGCCCGGCGCCGCTGCAGAGCGACCTGTTCGCCAGCTTGCCGCATCCGGTCGTCGACGAGCTGATGCGCGTCACCCCCGACGACCTGACGCCGCGCCAAGCTCTCGATTTGTTATATGCATGGAAGATGCGAGTCTGA
- the fghA gene encoding S-formylglutathione hydrolase: MTDSIELISSQKSFGGWHQRYRHRSETLGCDMVFAVYLPPQAEPEAGLPVLYWLSGLTCTDENFMQKAGAHRMAAELGLVIVAPDTSPRGPEVPGDPDGAWDFGLGAGFYVNATQEPWSRHYRMHDYVVRELPALVEANFPVSQRRGISGHSMGGHGALVCALRNPGHYLSLSAFAPITHPSDCPWGQKALGRFLGEDPAAWREWDAVELLANASERLPILVDQGDRDDFLAVQLKPEALREAAAAVGHPLELRLQPGYDHSYYFIASFIEDHLRHHAQVLYS, translated from the coding sequence ATGACGGATTCCATCGAACTGATCAGCAGCCAGAAGAGTTTTGGCGGCTGGCATCAGCGCTATCGCCACCGTTCCGAAACGCTCGGCTGCGACATGGTCTTCGCGGTCTACCTGCCGCCCCAGGCCGAGCCCGAGGCGGGCCTGCCGGTGTTGTACTGGCTGTCCGGGCTGACCTGCACCGACGAGAACTTCATGCAGAAGGCCGGTGCCCACCGCATGGCGGCCGAGCTGGGCCTGGTCATCGTCGCGCCGGACACCAGCCCGCGTGGCCCTGAAGTGCCGGGTGATCCGGACGGCGCCTGGGACTTCGGCCTTGGCGCCGGCTTCTACGTCAACGCCACCCAGGAACCCTGGTCGCGCCATTACCGCATGCATGACTATGTAGTGCGGGAGCTACCTGCGCTGGTCGAGGCCAATTTCCCGGTGTCCCAGCGGCGCGGCATCAGTGGCCACTCCATGGGCGGCCACGGTGCTCTGGTCTGCGCGTTGCGTAATCCGGGGCACTATCTGTCGTTGTCAGCGTTTGCGCCCATCACCCATCCGAGCGACTGTCCCTGGGGGCAGAAGGCGCTCGGCCGCTTCCTTGGCGAAGACCCGGCTGCCTGGCGGGAGTGGGATGCGGTCGAACTGCTGGCAAATGCCAGCGAGCGCCTGCCGATACTGGTGGACCAGGGCGATCGCGACGACTTCCTGGCCGTTCAGCTCAAGCCCGAAGCCCTTCGTGAAGCGGCGGCTGCAGTCGGTCATCCGCTGGAGCTGCGCTTGCAGCCGGGGTATGACCACAGCTACTACTTCATCGCCAGCTTCATCGAGGATCACTTGCGGCATCACGCCCAAGTGCTCTATAGCTGA
- the surE gene encoding 5'/3'-nucleotidase SurE, which yields MRILIANDDGVTAPGIAALYDALSDHADCVVIAPEADRSGASSSLTLDRPLHPHRLGNGFISLNGTPTDCVHLGLNGLLDELPDMVVSGINLGANLGDDVLYSGTVAAALEGRFLSRPAFAFSLCSRLTDNLPTAMHFARLLVESHEKLDLPPRTVLNVNIPNLPLDRVRGIQMTRLGHRARAAAPVKVVNPRGKEGYWIAAAGDAEDGGEGTDFHAVMQGYVSITPLQMDRTFREAFNILGDWIGGLDHGQ from the coding sequence ATGCGCATATTGATTGCCAACGACGACGGGGTGACTGCACCCGGTATCGCCGCGCTTTACGACGCGCTGTCCGATCATGCGGACTGTGTCGTGATCGCCCCGGAAGCCGACCGCAGCGGAGCGAGTAGTTCGCTCACGCTGGACCGGCCGCTGCATCCCCATCGCCTGGGCAATGGCTTCATCAGTCTCAACGGTACGCCGACCGACTGCGTGCACCTGGGCCTCAACGGCCTGCTGGATGAATTGCCGGACATGGTCGTATCGGGGATCAACCTGGGCGCCAACCTGGGTGACGACGTGCTCTATTCGGGCACCGTCGCGGCTGCCCTGGAGGGGCGCTTCCTGTCCCGCCCGGCGTTCGCCTTTTCGTTGTGCTCGCGCCTGACGGACAACCTGCCCACCGCGATGCACTTCGCGCGTCTGCTGGTGGAGTCCCACGAGAAGCTCGATCTGCCGCCGCGCACCGTGCTCAACGTGAACATCCCCAACCTCCCGCTGGATCGCGTGCGTGGCATCCAGATGACCCGCCTGGGGCATCGCGCCCGCGCCGCCGCACCGGTGAAGGTGGTCAACCCGCGTGGCAAGGAAGGTTACTGGATCGCCGCCGCCGGCGACGCCGAGGATGGCGGGGAGGGCACTGATTTCCATGCGGTGATGCAGGGCTACGTGTCCATCACGCCGTTGCAGATGGACCGGACCTTCCGTGAGGCGTTCAATATCCTTGGCGATTGGATCGGAGGGCTCGACCATGGCCAATGA
- a CDS encoding S-(hydroxymethyl)glutathione dehydrogenase/class III alcohol dehydrogenase — MIKSRAAVAFAPNQPLEIVEVDVAPPKKGEVLVRIVATGVCHTDAYTLSGQDSEGVFPCILGHEGGGIVEAVGEGVTSLKVGDHVIPLYTAECRECKFCKSGKTNLCQAVRATQGKGLMPDGTSRFSYKGEPIFHYMGCSTFSEYTVLPEISLAKIPEEAPLEKVCLLGCGVTTGIGAVLNTAKVEEGATVAIFGLGGIGLAAIIGAKMAKAARIIAIDINPSKFDIARQLGATDFVNPKDHQKPIQDVIVEMTDGGVDYSFECVGNVQLMRAALECCHKGWGESTIIGVAGAGQEISTRPFQLVTGRVWRGSAFGGVKGRTELPSYVEKAQKGEIPLDTFITHTMGLERINEAFDLMHEGKSIRSVIHY, encoded by the coding sequence ATGATCAAGTCCCGTGCCGCCGTCGCCTTCGCTCCCAACCAGCCGTTGGAAATCGTCGAAGTCGATGTGGCGCCGCCGAAGAAGGGCGAAGTGCTGGTACGCATCGTCGCCACCGGCGTCTGCCATACCGACGCCTACACCCTGTCCGGCCAGGATTCCGAAGGGGTGTTCCCGTGCATCCTCGGTCATGAGGGCGGTGGCATCGTTGAAGCGGTGGGCGAGGGCGTCACCTCGCTGAAGGTCGGCGACCATGTGATCCCGCTGTACACCGCTGAATGCCGTGAGTGCAAATTCTGCAAATCCGGCAAGACCAACCTCTGCCAAGCCGTGCGCGCCACCCAGGGCAAGGGCCTGATGCCCGACGGCACCAGCCGCTTCTCCTACAAGGGCGAGCCGATCTTCCACTACATGGGCTGCTCGACCTTCTCCGAGTACACCGTGCTGCCGGAAATCTCCCTGGCCAAGATCCCCGAAGAGGCGCCGCTGGAGAAGGTCTGCCTGCTCGGTTGCGGCGTGACCACCGGCATCGGCGCGGTGCTGAACACCGCCAAGGTGGAAGAGGGCGCCACCGTCGCCATCTTCGGCCTGGGTGGCATCGGCCTCGCGGCGATCATCGGTGCGAAGATGGCCAAGGCCGCGCGCATCATCGCCATCGACATCAACCCGTCCAAGTTCGACATCGCCAGGCAACTGGGCGCCACTGACTTCGTCAATCCGAAGGATCACCAGAAGCCGATCCAGGACGTCATCGTCGAGATGACCGACGGCGGCGTGGACTATTCCTTCGAGTGCGTCGGCAATGTGCAGCTGATGCGCGCGGCGCTGGAGTGCTGCCACAAGGGCTGGGGCGAATCCACCATCATCGGCGTCGCCGGTGCCGGCCAGGAAATCAGCACCCGTCCGTTCCAGCTGGTCACCGGTCGCGTCTGGCGTGGCTCCGCCTTTGGCGGCGTGAAGGGTCGCACCGAGCTGCCGAGCTACGTGGAGAAGGCGCAGAAGGGCGAAATCCCGCTGGATACCTTCATCACCCACACCATGGGGCTGGAGAGGATCAACGAGGCCTTCGACCTGATGCACGAAGGCAAGAGCATCCGTTCCGTCATCCATTACTGA
- the ispF gene encoding 2-C-methyl-D-erythritol 2,4-cyclodiphosphate synthase — MRIGHGYDVHRFGEGDFITLGGVRIPHKFGLIAHSDGDVLLHALSDALLGACALGDIGKHFPDTDPQFKGADSRVLLRHVLSLVEAKGWKVENVDTTIIAQAPKMAPHIQAMRETIAADLKVELDQVNVKATTTEKLGFTGREEGIAVHAVALLSRA, encoded by the coding sequence ATGCGAATCGGACATGGCTACGACGTGCATCGCTTCGGCGAGGGCGATTTCATCACCCTTGGCGGGGTGCGCATTCCCCACAAGTTCGGGCTGATCGCCCATTCCGACGGCGACGTGCTGCTGCATGCCCTTTCCGACGCATTGCTCGGCGCCTGCGCGCTGGGTGACATCGGCAAGCACTTCCCCGACACCGACCCGCAGTTCAAGGGCGCCGACAGCCGCGTGCTGCTGCGCCACGTGCTGTCTCTGGTGGAGGCAAAAGGCTGGAAAGTGGAAAACGTCGATACCACCATCATCGCCCAGGCACCGAAGATGGCGCCGCACATTCAGGCCATGCGCGAGACCATCGCCGCCGACCTGAAGGTCGAACTGGACCAGGTCAACGTCAAGGCGACCACCACCGAGAAACTCGGCTTCACCGGCCGCGAAGAGGGCATCGCGGTACACGCCGTTGCCCTGCTGAGCCGCGCATGA
- a CDS encoding peptidoglycan DD-metalloendopeptidase family protein — MKGLGHAVLAIAVCSLLGACSSSSRSGTTVVDGGASARKPAVTSGQYVVRRGDTLYSIAFRYGWDWKALAARNNIDAPYTIRPGQAIRFDGGSSTAQPSVAKNSAPVAPVVVNKPATTTSSASKPTSPAATPSSQASASTATPAPSGGGVSGWIWPTDGTLIGRFASNGSLNKGIDIAGQLGQPVLAASNGTVVYAGSGLRGYGELVIIKHSDTYVSAYGHNRRLLVREGQQVKVGQNIAEMGSTGTDRVKLHFEIRRQGKPVDPLQYLPSR; from the coding sequence ATCAAGGGCCTGGGCCATGCTGTGCTGGCCATTGCCGTTTGCTCTCTGCTGGGAGCCTGTTCATCCTCGTCACGTAGCGGCACCACCGTGGTCGACGGCGGCGCCTCTGCGCGCAAGCCGGCCGTGACCAGCGGGCAGTACGTCGTACGTCGCGGCGACACCCTGTATTCCATTGCCTTCCGCTACGGCTGGGACTGGAAAGCCCTGGCCGCGCGCAACAACATTGACGCGCCCTATACCATTCGCCCCGGACAAGCGATCCGCTTCGATGGCGGCTCTTCTACGGCACAACCGTCCGTCGCCAAAAATTCTGCGCCCGTCGCTCCGGTGGTTGTCAATAAACCGGCTACTACGACGTCCAGTGCCAGTAAACCGACTTCGCCAGCGGCGACACCTTCGTCGCAGGCCAGCGCCAGCACCGCAACTCCCGCGCCTTCGGGCGGTGGTGTGAGTGGGTGGATATGGCCAACCGACGGCACCCTGATTGGGCGTTTTGCATCAAACGGCAGTTTGAATAAAGGGATTGATATAGCCGGGCAATTGGGCCAGCCTGTCTTGGCTGCGTCCAATGGCACGGTTGTGTATGCCGGTAGTGGTTTGCGGGGCTACGGCGAACTCGTGATCATCAAGCACAGCGATACCTACGTAAGCGCCTACGGTCACAACCGCAGGTTGCTGGTGCGGGAAGGGCAACAGGTCAAAGTCGGGCAGAACATTGCCGAGATGGGCTCCACAGGGACTGACCGGGTGAAGCTGCACTTTGAGATTCGCCGCCAGGGTAAGCCTGTAGATCCTCTGCAATACCTGCCAAGTCGTTGA
- a CDS encoding protein-L-isoaspartate(D-aspartate) O-methyltransferase, whose translation MTSQRTRERLIQRLYEEGLSNAHVLEVIRRTPRHLFVDEALAHRAYEDTALPIGHNQTISQPFMVARMTELLLAAGPLDKVLEIGTGSGYQTAVLSQLVERVFSVERIQALQDRAKERLAELNLRNVVFRWGDGWEGWSALAPYNGIIVTAAAAEVPQALLDQLAPGGRLVIPVGGGEVQQLLLIVRTEDGFQRQVLDSVRFVPLLNGPLG comes from the coding sequence ATGACCTCCCAGCGCACCCGCGAGCGCCTGATTCAGCGTCTGTACGAAGAGGGGCTTTCCAACGCGCACGTGCTGGAAGTGATTCGCCGCACGCCGCGCCACCTGTTCGTCGACGAGGCGCTGGCGCATCGCGCCTACGAAGACACGGCGCTGCCGATCGGGCATAACCAGACCATCTCGCAGCCCTTCATGGTGGCGAGGATGACCGAGCTGTTGCTGGCGGCAGGTCCCCTGGACAAGGTGCTGGAGATCGGCACCGGCTCCGGTTACCAGACGGCCGTGTTGTCGCAATTGGTCGAGCGGGTGTTCTCGGTCGAGCGTATCCAGGCGCTGCAGGATCGTGCGAAAGAGCGACTTGCGGAGCTAAACCTGCGAAATGTTGTCTTTCGTTGGGGCGATGGTTGGGAAGGGTGGTCAGCTCTGGCACCCTACAACGGCATCATCGTCACCGCGGCGGCGGCCGAAGTCCCGCAGGCCTTGCTGGACCAGCTGGCGCCGGGTGGGCGCCTGGTGATCCCGGTGGGTGGCGGCGAGGTCCAGCAACTGTTGCTGATCGTACGCACCGAGGATGGATTCCAGCGCCAGGTGCTGGACTCGGTACGCTTCGTTCCGCTGCTCAACGGCCCGCTGGGCTGA
- the truD gene encoding tRNA pseudouridine(13) synthase TruD: MTELELLGPCAHGEPCGRGVLKAVAEDFQVDEVLDIPLSGDGEHLWLWVEKRGLNTEEAARRLARAAGVPVKMISYAGLKDRQALTRQWFSLHLPGKSDPDLSAAEDDSLRILERNRHRRKLQRGAHSANGFTLRLTELQADREQLDARLKAIAAIGVPNYFGTQRFGHGGGNVFDARGFAERGKLPDHRNIRSRLLSAARSYLFNQVLAQRVAQGIWNQAQVGDLLAFTDSRSFFPAGEAECADPRLAALDLHPTGPMWGEGDSPASGAPGDLERSVQQAEMALCQWLAGADLAHERRILRLPIPSLAWHYPAPDILQLEFVLPAGCFATAVVRELIELVPAGQTENPCAY, translated from the coding sequence ATGACCGAGCTGGAGCTGCTGGGGCCGTGCGCCCATGGGGAGCCTTGCGGGCGAGGCGTGCTCAAGGCCGTGGCCGAGGACTTCCAGGTCGACGAAGTACTGGACATTCCCTTGTCGGGTGATGGTGAACACCTCTGGCTGTGGGTGGAAAAGCGTGGCCTGAACACCGAGGAAGCGGCACGTCGCCTGGCCCGCGCCGCCGGTGTACCGGTGAAAATGATCAGCTACGCCGGCCTCAAGGATCGCCAGGCACTGACCCGCCAGTGGTTCAGCCTGCACCTGCCGGGCAAGTCCGATCCGGACCTGTCGGCCGCCGAAGACGACAGCCTGCGCATCCTCGAACGCAACCGCCATCGCCGCAAACTGCAGCGCGGCGCGCACTCGGCCAACGGCTTCACCCTGCGCCTGACCGAGCTGCAGGCGGACCGGGAGCAGCTGGATGCACGCCTGAAGGCCATCGCGGCCATCGGCGTGCCCAACTACTTCGGTACCCAGCGCTTCGGCCACGGTGGCGGCAACGTCTTCGACGCACGGGGCTTCGCCGAACGCGGCAAGCTGCCGGACCACCGCAATATCCGTTCGCGCCTGCTGTCGGCAGCACGCAGCTACCTCTTCAATCAGGTACTGGCGCAACGCGTGGCGCAAGGAATCTGGAACCAGGCGCAGGTCGGCGATCTGCTGGCCTTCACCGATAGCCGCAGCTTCTTCCCGGCGGGAGAGGCGGAGTGTGCCGATCCGCGCCTGGCAGCGCTGGACCTGCATCCCACTGGGCCGATGTGGGGCGAAGGCGATTCACCGGCCAGCGGTGCGCCCGGCGACCTCGAGCGCAGTGTGCAACAGGCGGAGATGGCGCTTTGCCAGTGGCTTGCCGGTGCGGACCTGGCGCACGAACGGCGCATTCTGCGCCTCCCCATCCCGAGCCTGGCATGGCATTATCCCGCCCCTGACATTCTGCAACTGGAATTCGTCCTGCCGGCTGGCTGCTTCGCCACCGCGGTCGTGCGCGAGCTGATCGAACTCGTGCCGGCAGGGCAGACGGAAAACCCATGCGCATATTGA
- the rpoS gene encoding RNA polymerase sigma factor RpoS: MALKKEGPEFDVDDEVLLLEPGIIFEESLAEEQVSLQVTPKASTLSSLKQHKHIDYTRALDATQLYLNEIGFSPLLTPEEEVHFARLAQKGDPAGRRRMIESNLRLVVKIARRYVNRGLSLLDLIEEGNLGLIRAVEKFDPERGFRFSTYATWWIRQTIERAIMNQTRTIRLPIHVVKELNVYLRAARELTQKLDHEPSPEEIANLLEKPVDEVKRMLGLNERVTSVDVSLGPDSDKTLLDTLTDDRPTDPCELLQDDDLSESIDLWLSELTDKQREVVIRRFGLRGHESSTLEEVGQEIGLTRERVRQIQVEALKRLREILEKNGLSSDALFQ; encoded by the coding sequence ATGGCACTTAAAAAAGAAGGGCCGGAGTTTGACGTCGATGATGAAGTGCTCCTTCTGGAGCCCGGCATCATTTTTGAAGAGTCGCTTGCCGAAGAGCAGGTATCGCTTCAAGTCACTCCCAAAGCCTCAACACTCTCCTCTCTCAAGCAACACAAGCACATCGACTACACGCGGGCGCTCGACGCGACCCAGCTGTATCTCAATGAAATCGGCTTTTCGCCGTTGCTGACCCCGGAAGAAGAAGTCCACTTTGCGCGCCTTGCGCAGAAGGGCGATCCTGCCGGCCGACGTCGAATGATCGAGAGTAACCTGCGTCTGGTGGTGAAGATCGCGCGGCGCTACGTCAATCGCGGCCTCTCGCTGCTTGATCTGATCGAAGAGGGCAACCTCGGCTTGATCCGGGCGGTGGAAAAGTTCGATCCGGAACGTGGCTTCCGCTTCTCCACCTATGCGACCTGGTGGATTCGACAGACCATCGAACGGGCCATCATGAACCAGACGCGCACGATTCGCCTGCCGATCCATGTGGTCAAGGAACTCAATGTCTACCTGCGGGCGGCTCGTGAGCTGACCCAGAAGCTGGACCACGAGCCCTCGCCCGAGGAAATCGCCAACCTGCTTGAGAAGCCAGTAGACGAGGTCAAGCGCATGCTGGGCCTCAACGAGCGGGTGACCTCCGTGGACGTCTCGCTTGGCCCGGACTCCGACAAGACGCTGCTCGATACGCTCACGGACGACCGGCCGACCGACCCCTGCGAGTTGCTGCAGGACGATGACCTCAGCGAGAGCATCGACCTGTGGTTGTCGGAGTTGACCGATAAGCAGCGGGAAGTGGTGATCCGTCGCTTCGGCTTGCGTGGGCATGAAAGCAGCACACTGGAAGAGGTTGGGCAGGAAATCGGCCTGACCCGCGAACGGGTTCGCCAGATCCAGGTCGAGGCACTCAAGCGCTTGCGCGAGATACTCGAGAAGAATGGTCTCTCCAGCGACGCCCTGTTCCAGTAG
- the fdxA gene encoding ferredoxin FdxA yields the protein MTFVVTDNCIKCKYTDCVEVCPVDCFYEGPNFLVIHPDECIDCALCEPECPAQAIFSEDEVPDGMQEFIELNKDLADVWPNITEKKESLPDAEEWDGKPNKLQHLER from the coding sequence ATGACCTTCGTCGTCACCGACAACTGCATCAAGTGCAAATACACCGACTGCGTGGAAGTCTGCCCGGTCGACTGCTTCTACGAAGGCCCGAACTTCCTGGTCATTCACCCGGATGAGTGCATCGATTGCGCCCTGTGCGAACCGGAGTGCCCGGCCCAGGCGATCTTCTCCGAGGACGAGGTCCCGGATGGCATGCAGGAATTCATCGAGCTGAACAAGGATCTGGCTGACGTTTGGCCGAACATCACCGAGAAGAAGGAATCGCTGCCGGACGCCGAAGAGTGGGACGGCAAGCCGAACAAGCTGCAGCACCTGGAGCGCTGA